One window of the Amycolatopsis mediterranei genome contains the following:
- a CDS encoding creatininase family protein, which produces MNRAITELAGPSLANRIGQESIVVLPTGAIEHHGPHLPLSTDALIAEAVADAAVERAVAAGVDVWQLPTLTYTKSDEHSWAPGTVWLDTETLFRTVVEIGRAVELMGAGTLVFVNGHGGNVALLQVALREIRKRFGLKTFLMPSLARTDPPAGEGLDERDLGIHGGAAETSLVLHLRPDLVDLSRAERWVPEHLADFRHIGFNTRPVSFGWLSNDFGTPGVVGDPTQATPAYGEVLWEASVHQAVESLLEITRFEHNPAATTG; this is translated from the coding sequence ATGAACCGCGCCATCACCGAACTCGCGGGCCCGTCGCTCGCGAACCGGATCGGCCAGGAATCGATCGTGGTCCTCCCGACGGGCGCGATCGAGCACCACGGGCCGCACCTGCCGCTCAGCACCGACGCCCTGATCGCGGAAGCAGTCGCCGACGCCGCCGTCGAGCGCGCGGTCGCCGCAGGCGTCGACGTCTGGCAGCTCCCGACGCTCACCTACACGAAATCGGACGAGCACAGCTGGGCACCCGGCACGGTCTGGCTCGACACCGAGACCCTGTTCCGCACCGTGGTCGAAATCGGGCGGGCGGTGGAGCTCATGGGGGCCGGGACACTCGTGTTCGTCAACGGGCACGGGGGCAACGTCGCGCTCCTGCAAGTGGCGCTGCGGGAAATCCGCAAACGCTTCGGGCTCAAGACGTTCCTCATGCCTTCGCTCGCCCGCACGGACCCGCCCGCGGGCGAAGGGCTCGACGAGCGCGACCTCGGCATCCACGGCGGCGCCGCGGAGACCTCCCTAGTCCTGCACCTGCGCCCCGACCTCGTGGACCTCTCGCGTGCCGAGCGCTGGGTGCCCGAGCACCTGGCGGACTTCCGGCACATCGGCTTCAACACGCGCCCGGTGAGCTTCGGCTGGCTGTCGAACGACTTCGGCACCCCGGGGGTCGTCGGAGACCCCACGCAGGCGACACCCGCCTACGGCGAGGTGCTCTGGGAAGCGTCGGTGCACCAGGCGGTCGAGTCCCTCCTCGAGATCACCCGCTTCGAGCACAACCCCGCGGCAACCACCGGCTGA
- a CDS encoding FAD-binding oxidoreductase: MTSTETIEALRAELVELLGERGVSADPKTRERASVDEATMSPILSEQLPLGLADLVAYPASAEQIAAVVAAATRHRVPVTARGKGTGNYGQGIPLQGGLVLDTTRARAVVEVGDGVITAEAGASLALLERTANASGRQLWMYPSTAQSTLGGFLSGGSSGTGSIAHGSNWEGFVVALDVALPGPEPVLAHVEGEDARPFVHTYGTAGVIARATVRLEPAQDWRAVYASFPAFEEALGAVRTLRALDPLPRLVSADRAAVAERLPADPAIPAGRASLRAIIDAAALDEASSLIARVGGSVEDVREGAQQTVKVSMLSYNHPIWWLKKNSPGREYFHVEVGGEALIDRIHEVEAVYPGGMLHIEAGHRFPIGMLTAEYTGAADVYAGYAKLVELGVRVHSPHQFYVDHGVEELLALKERTDPDGLLNPGHLGVPELAVTLPAQAKI; the protein is encoded by the coding sequence ATGACCAGCACCGAGACCATCGAGGCGCTGCGGGCCGAACTCGTCGAACTGCTCGGCGAGCGCGGTGTGAGCGCCGACCCCAAGACCCGCGAGCGCGCCTCGGTCGACGAGGCCACGATGAGCCCGATCCTCTCCGAGCAGCTCCCGCTCGGCCTCGCCGACCTCGTGGCCTACCCGGCGAGCGCGGAGCAGATCGCGGCGGTCGTGGCCGCCGCGACCCGCCACCGCGTCCCCGTCACGGCACGTGGCAAGGGCACCGGCAACTACGGGCAGGGCATCCCGCTGCAGGGCGGCCTGGTCCTCGACACGACGCGCGCCCGCGCCGTCGTCGAGGTGGGCGACGGCGTCATCACGGCCGAAGCCGGCGCTTCCCTGGCGCTCCTGGAACGGACGGCCAACGCGAGCGGCCGGCAGCTGTGGATGTACCCGTCGACCGCGCAGTCCACCCTGGGCGGCTTCCTCTCCGGGGGCTCGAGCGGCACGGGGTCGATCGCGCACGGCTCGAACTGGGAGGGCTTCGTCGTCGCGCTCGACGTCGCCCTCCCGGGCCCCGAGCCGGTCCTCGCCCACGTCGAGGGCGAAGACGCGCGGCCCTTCGTGCACACCTACGGCACGGCGGGAGTGATCGCCCGCGCGACGGTCCGGCTCGAACCGGCCCAGGACTGGCGGGCCGTCTACGCGAGCTTCCCGGCCTTCGAGGAGGCGCTCGGCGCGGTACGGACGCTCCGCGCGCTCGACCCGCTGCCCCGGCTCGTGAGCGCGGACCGGGCCGCGGTGGCGGAACGGCTGCCCGCGGACCCGGCGATCCCCGCCGGGCGCGCGAGCCTGCGCGCGATCATCGACGCGGCGGCGCTCGACGAGGCGTCGTCGCTCATCGCAAGAGTCGGGGGCTCGGTCGAAGACGTGCGCGAAGGGGCTCAGCAGACAGTCAAGGTTTCGATGCTCTCCTACAACCACCCCATCTGGTGGCTCAAGAAGAACAGTCCCGGCCGGGAGTACTTCCACGTCGAAGTCGGCGGCGAGGCGCTGATCGACCGCATCCACGAGGTCGAGGCCGTCTACCCGGGCGGCATGCTGCACATCGAGGCCGGCCATCGCTTCCCCATCGGGATGCTCACCGCCGAGTACACGGGCGCGGCGGACGTCTACGCGGGGTACGCGAAGCTCGTCGAACTCGGCGTGCGGGTCCACAGCCCGCACCAGTTCTACGTCGACCACGGCGTCGAAGAGCTCCTCGCGCTCAAAGAGCGCACCGACCCGGACGGGCTGCTCAACCCCGGCCACCTCGGCGTGCCCGAGCTCGCCGTCACCCTGCCCGCGCAAGCCAAGATCTGA